The proteins below come from a single Triticum aestivum cultivar Chinese Spring chromosome 5D, IWGSC CS RefSeq v2.1, whole genome shotgun sequence genomic window:
- the LOC123119395 gene encoding WPP domain-associated protein, producing the protein MAPAPAAEPLEYDLQRELSDIMIQGYICGLRREFEMKLCENHNCISTLSKSCRENLSEIAALRDELTCILTAVAASESSVLPPHSSLEKAEETNSLEMKDDNDIPDFSLLKHLRGEEITAFLKSEWLKLRRQHEYELHQTTEELFRLKRHFAKDGAVLPFRKERELEFIKSKLLQTISKMDGIISRKEGSGFDRNEDDELCRLKDRIGSLLDENEHLRGLLSDRRKEAKQLSAQVVDAQTDVARHSLSESKLSDELQDLKIESHLKELLELSILREVFGSYENQIDDHNQEECFLRELLLEKEERLLTMSGDKRKLKYENEQLVSMVGSKLVQHHEEFDLVNDELTMFREKVCEQELLILEFKGESSSMKSCLDEAIQQIHVCKQEIVGLTESLASMSVALEEAKEQNASLDATVREMKRTSVPCTDGHIGDDAGPLEQFTLVSMEKLSKAYSDFESRLAQSMKQNDIRLTRIIRQFNPLVQQVAVLKKKEFWYKQILEIKCSNLEKAEAEVDVLGDEVETLLKVLGKIYIALDHYSPVLKHYPGVTEILNVAHKVLKGESIEQYNTLLKH; encoded by the exons TTAGAGTATGATCTGCAGAGAGAGCTCTCGGACATCATGATCCAGGGCTACATTTGTGGTCTGCGACGAGAGTTTGAGATGAAGCTATGTGAGAACCACAACTGTATCAGCACACTGAGCAAGAGCTGCAGGGAAAACCTTTCCGAGATCGCCGCGCTACGAGACGAGCTTACCTGTATCCTGACCGCTGTGGCAGCTTCAGAGTCCAGCGTACTCCCTCCCCACAGCAGTCTCGAGAAAGCAGAGGAGACGAACTCTCTGGAGATGAAAGATGACAATGACATCCCGGACTTTTCGCTCCTGAAGCACCTGCGGGGCGAAGAGATCACGGCTTTTCTGAAGTCTGAATGGCTCAAGTTGAGAAGGCAGCACGAGTACGAGCTGCATCAGACGACTGAAGAGCTGTTCAGGCTGAAAAGGCATTTTGCAAAGGATGGAGCCGTGCTGCCTTTTAGGAAAGAGAGagagcttgagttcatcaaatcaAAGCTGCTTCAGACTATCTCCAAAATGGATGGAATTATCTCGAGGAAAGAGGGCTCTGGTTTTGATCGCAATGAGGATGATGAGCTATGCAGATTGAAGGACAGGATTGGTTCTCTGCTCGACGAAAATGAGCATCTCCGAGGTTTGCTGTCTGACAGAAGAAAGGAAGCTAAGCAGCTCTCTGCACAAGTAGTCGATGCGCAGACCGATGTCGCACGCCACTCACTGTCCGAGTCAAAACTCAGTGATGAGCTTCAAGATCTGAAGATTGAGAGCCACTTGAAAGAGCTATTGGAACTGTCTATATTAAGAGAAGTTTTTGGCAGTTATGAAAATCAGATTGATGATCACAACCAGGAGGAGTGCTTCCTCAGAGAGTTGCTTCTGGAGAAAGAAGAGCGGTTACTTACCATGTCTGGGGATAAACGTAAGCTCAAGTATGAAAATGAGCAGCTTGTATCTATGGTAGGATCAAAACTGGTTCAGCATCATGAGGAATTCGACTTGGTTAACGATGAGCTTACGATGTTCAGGGAGAAAGTGTGCGAGCAAGAGCTGCTGATCTTGGAGTTCAAAGGCGAGTCGAGTTCAATGAAGAGCTGTCTGGATGAGGCCATCCAGCAAATCCATGTGTGCAAGCAAGAGATAGTTGGGCTGACTGAAAGCTTAGCTTCCATGTCTGTTGCTTTGGAGGAAGCAAAAGAGCAAAATGCTTCACTTGACGCGACTGTCCGGGAAATGAAGAGAACATCAGTGCCGTGCACAGATGGTCATATAGGAGATGATGCAGGCCCCCTAGAGCAATTCACCCTTGTTAGCATGGAGAAACTATCTAAAGCATACAGTGATTTCGAAAGCAGATTAGCGCAAAGTATGAAACAAAATGATATAAG GTTGACTAGAATAATTCGTCAGTTCAACCCACTGGTGCAGCAAGTTGCTGTACTAAAGAAGAAGGAATTCTGGTATAAACAAATACTCGAGATTAAATGCTCGAATCTCGAAAAAGCAGAAGCTGAG GTTGATGTACTTGGCGATGAGGTCGAGACCCTCTTAAAGGTTCTTGGTAAAATCTATATAGCACTTGACCATTACTCTCCTGTCCTGAAGCACTACCCTGGG GTGACCGAGATTCTGAATGTAGCTCATAAGGTGTTGAAAGGAGAAAGTATTGAGCAATACAACACTTTGTTAAAACATTAA
- the LOC123124293 gene encoding uncharacterized protein, with amino-acid sequence MTDLAAPMNMNMKRKGVEVVASHGFSIFLDPKRIKLELLPPYGMDGMILDMMEDDEPPARALTPTASAPTMVHEKVNIVSGGKSSEPPFKFSEEQDTAAATPMDVEAEAQQHQPCRNAPFFSGFF; translated from the exons ATGACTGACCTTGCGGCGCCGATGAATATGAATATGAAGAGGAAGGGTGTTGAGGTGGTGGCCAGCCATGGATTCTCCATCTTCCTTGATCCTAAGAGGATCAAACTAGAGCTGCTGCCTCCATATGGTATG GATGGCATGATTCTGGACATGATGGAAGATGACGAACCACCGGCACGTGCTCTAACTCCTACTGCTAGTGCACCAACCATGGTCCATGAGAAGGTGAACATTGTATCTGGGGGCAAATCTTCAGAGCCACCATTCAAGTTCAGTGAAGAACAGGACACTGCTGCAGCGACACCGATGGACGTCGAGGCAGAAGCCCAACAACACCAGCCATGCCGGAATGCTCCTTTCTTTTCGG GTTTCTTCTGA
- the LOC123119396 gene encoding protoporphyrinogen oxidase, chloroplastic codes for MVGATMATATVTAASPLRGRVTGRPRRVRPRCAAASGATETPAAPGVRLSADCVIVGAGISGLCTAQALATRYGVGDLLITEARDRPGGNITTVERPDEGYLWEEGPNSFQPSDPVLTMAVDSGLKDDLVFGDPNAPRFVLWEGKLRPVPSKPGDLPFFSLMSIPGKLRAGLGALGIRPPPPGREESVEEFVRRNLGAEVFERLIEPFCSGVYAGDPSKLSMKAAFGKVWRLEEIGGSIIGGTIKAIQDKGKNPKPPRDPRLPAPKGQTVASFRKGLAMLPNAIASRLGSKVKLSWKLTSITKADNQGYVLGYETPEGLVSVQAKSVIMTIPSYVASDILRPLSIDAADALSKFYYPPVAAVTVSYPKEAIRKECLIDGELQGFGQLHPRSQGVETLGTIYSSSLFPNRAPAGRVLLLNYIGGSTNTGIVSKTESDLVEAVDSDLRKMLINPRAADPLALGVRVWPQAIPQFLIGHLDRLAAAKSALGRGGYDGLFLGGNYVAGVALGRCIEGAYESASQVSDFLTKYAYK; via the exons ATGGTCGGCGCAACCATGGCCACCGCCACCGTCACGGCCGCGTCGCCGCTCCGCGGCAGGGTCACCGGGCGTCCACGCCGCGTCCGCCCGCGTTGCGCGGCCGCGAGCGGCGCGACCGAGACTCCCGCGGCGCCCGGTGTGCGGCTGTCCGCGGACTGCGTCATTGTGGGCGCCGGCATCAGCGGCCTCTGCACCGCGCAGGCGCTGGCCACCCGATACGGCGTCGGCGACCTGCTCATCACGGAGGCCCGCGACCGCCCGGGCGGCAACATCACCACCGTCGAGCGCCCCGACGAGGGGTACCTGTGGGAGGAGGGGCCCAACAGCTTCCAGCCCTCCGACCCGGTGCTCACCATGGCC GTGGACAGCGGGCTCAAGGATGACTTGGTGTTCGGGGACCCCAACGCGCCCCGGTTCGTGCTGTGGGAGGGGAAGCTGAGGCCGGTGCCGTCCAAGCCAGGCGACCTGCCTTTCTTCAGCCTCATGAGCATTCCCGGGAAGCTCAGGGCCGGCCTTGGCGCCCTCGGCATTCGCCCACCTCCTCCA GGGCGCGAGGAGTCGGTGGAGGAGTTTGTGCGCCGCAACCTCGGCGCCGAGGTCTTTGAGCGCCTCATCGAGCCTTTCTGCTCAG GTGTATATGCTGGTGATCCTTCGAAGCTCAGTATGAAGGCTGCATTTGGGAAGGTCTGGAGGTTGGAGGAGATTGGAGGTAGTATTATTGGTGGAACCATCAAGGCAATTCAGGATAAAGGGAAGAACCCCAAACCGCCAAGGGATCC CCGACTTCCGGCACCAAAGGGACAGACGGTGGCATCTTTCAGGAAGGGTCTAGCCATGCTCCCGAATGCTATCGCATCTAG GTTGGGTAGTAAAGTCAAGCTGTCATGGAAGCTTACGAGCATTACAAAGGCGGACAACCAAGGATATGTATTAGGTTATGAAACACCAGAGGGACTTGTTTCAGTGCAGGCTAAAAGTGTTATCATGACCATCCCGTCATATGTTGCTAGTGATATCTTGCGCCCACTTTCA ATTGATGCAGCAGATGCACTCTCAAAATTCTATTATCCGCCAGTTGCTGCTGTAACTGTTTCATATCCAAAAGAAGCTATTAGAAAAGAATGCTTAATTGATGGGGAGCTCCAGGGTTTCGGCCAGTTGCATCCACGTAGCCAAGGAGTCGAGACTTTAG GGACAATATATAGCTCTTCTCTCTTTCCTAATCGTGCTCCTGCTGGAAGAGTGTTACTTCTGAACTATATCGGGGGTTCTACAAATACAGGGATCGTCTCCAAG ACTGAGAGCGATTTAGTAGAAGCCGTGGATAGTGACCTCAGAAAAATGTTGATAAATCCTAGAGCAGCAGACCCTTTAGCATTAGGGGTTCGAGTGTGGCCACAAGCAATACCACAGTTTTTGATTGGGCACCTTGATCGCCTTGCTGCTGCAAAATCTGCACTGGGCCGAGGCGGCTATGACGGGTTGTTCCTAGGAGGAAACTACGTCGCAGGAGTTGCCTTGGGCCGATGCATCGAGGGTGCGTACGAGAGTGCCTCACAAGTATCTGACTTCTTGACCAAGTATGCCTACAAGTGA